The DNA sequence TGTTAACCACGCGAAACAATCCCATATCATAAAATTCGCTGAGCAATGTCTACATGCAATGGAAGCCAGCAAACACAAGGCACCACCGAAATTGATTAGGAAAGAGGCGGGATGCTCCTGTGAGGTGCATGATACAAGGTTTAATTCAAGGAAAATGGAGGGAAATGGGGGAGAATATAACTTTCGTCAAGCTGATAGACAATAAAGGCTGGTACAAGCCacatatttaacatattttgtaaatcgCGCTAATTACCTATCCTTAAATCTAACTCTTGCCTCACATCAACAGCATCACTAATGTTCTTATTAGGTTGTTCCAAGTTCTGCAGAGCCCTCCACACGGACACAGATGTGATTTCAGAGAATTTGGCTCGGAATACCCTAAGATTGTTCTTTACTGCTTTACAAACATCAATTATCTCAAAACCAATGTTTTCTCCTTCTCTGTCACAATCCGTCCAGATGATCAAACCTTGACAACTCCTTATTTCCCTTTCCAAAGTTTTCTGCAACATACCATTCATAAATTATACCTTAGCATGTAAGAAAAAAGATCAAACTATTCTATAAAGGTTTTTAGCTTGCTGATCTTTAGAATAAAAGTACTGATTAAGAAAAATCAATCATGATAGTTATGTTATATTATCATACAAGACAAGTTGccattatcaatattttactgTGACACAACAATGATTGCCCTTGGAGTAAGAATGTTGGTTTTCACTTTATCAATAGTGTTAAGCTTACCTTAATTTTCTCATAGTTCTCTGGGCAGAATTTAAAAACGGGTGCATCAAACAAAGCGAGCGGGCTACAAGACTGCCAGCTCTTATAAGCCCCAACAAACTCTAAGCTCAGCAAGTGTCCAGACACTGAAGTCATAACCATTTGGCATTTCTGTCCCATCACTTCACTTTCAAATTCATAGATTTTATTATACTGTGAGAGTCCTTCCCGCTGGAATTAAATTTCAAGGAGTTATCAGtaattttttttgacattaattttGAATAGTACATCGTTTTGACATTAATTTTGAATAGTACATGCATGATGGTGGATTTTATTGCCTGAAGCATTGATGGCAATGACGctgagtaaaataaaagtagatacATTCACAAGTACTTAGTGTACAAATAAGAATGGTTATAATACTTCAAGacataatatacaaacaaaagcAGATAACAGTTTTTCAGActacattataatattcattatacacaataaaatagtttgtgGGTCATCTTAGCTCACTGGCTGagtttaatttgaatgtatAGAAAGTTTTAGGTTGGCTAAGCACTTAAAAGTAATGTACATACTGATTATGGGCAGATGAGAGTTTGCAGTTAAGCAGACTAAATGAACTAGTCACAAGTGTcaaatgtgaaatattattgtaagaaaaatcaataaaacaaattacttaaagaTTTATGGATAACTTAGTGCCCAGCCCAATCAAAAACACACatctgataaaaaatgttttagtactTGAACTACTTCAGAACTTCTATCAGATTTTGGAACGGTGCTTAGAGCAGAATACATACAACAAAAACTACAACCATTTGGTAAATTACAATGAAAGTCATAACAATATTACTCACCCTTCTAGATGTGCCTCGCGACAAATGTTGTGCGATATTTTTAGCGGCATCATTCTTTTCGGCCACATTTAAATACTTCATAGTCTCAATGTTACTGCTTAATGTTCGTAAGAAACTTTGTATGTTCTTCGTTTCAAGTTTTCTGATAAGGTTAGGTAAATTGGTTAATAGAAAAGGCATATTTCAACGCATTTACTAAATGTACATATTCCATAACATTTTCTTCGTCAGTTAAGATAAAAATTTAACTACTTTCTGACTTTATAAGGTACAAAACTTTATGTCTATATGaacgtaaataaacaagtattcTGCGACTGTGTCCCgccaataattttcaaatattcttGTCTTGTCAGTCAAGTTACCAAGTACTCAAATGTCACTAgctatttttcactttttttggTACAGCGTCCTTTTAGCAATTTCTTATTGACTTTCCCGTAGTAGAGTAtactaaaatgtttttgcttTCCCGAGATCACAGTACTCAATTCCTAAAAAGTACTCTTCTATTCTCTATTGTCTTTTCTTTTATCATCTGTACGAAAATTGATGTATCGAATATCGACTTACAGCTGTCACAGAAAATCGATCGAATCAAAATAGTAAATGCGTGAAGAAAATGACTATAGATACGtgaaagtgtttgtttttcCTTGATGTAACTGTGTGACATTTATGTTTGGCGTAAAATCAAGTAACATGTATGACATTAGACATTAGTATAAAAATAGGTTATCTTTATCTTCAGTTGGAAACTGAATTAAATTGAAGACGATGATGCTGTCGGGCTCATTCACACCTAAACCACTAAGCTATACAAAGATGTGTTTCCTCGTTAACTGTCTAAAACGTTTGAAAAGTTCGCAGCAATGGTTAACTCGTCAAAAAGCAGATCCTTACGTTGAAAaggcaaaaatatataattacagGTGATCAtcacatttcaataattttataacataaaatgtatCGTAGTTTGATTGTGGTtgatatattttccttttctttGCCCCAGATGTCGCAGTGCCTTTAAATTATTAGAAATGAAcgacaaaacaaacattttgtcacCAGGCCTAACAGTTATTGACCTTGGTGCATCGCCAGGGTCATGGACGCAAGTAGCAGTTCAAAAAACGAACGCTGATGGAGCTGATCCTTCCAAACCAAAGGGGAGAGTTCTAGCTATTGATAAACTGCAGATATTTCCAATTGAGGTATTGTGTAGTTTGTTATGATTTGTTTGTCATGTAAAATTCTTTGTTTGTACTAAATATAGCCGACTCACTTACACATTATTAGTGTCTCACATGCTAGCATgtcttatgaatatttatttctttgcagGGTGCATCTATAATGAGCAATATGGACTTTTCTACAATAGAAGCTCATGATAAAGTAATAGCTGCTCTTGGAGGCAGTAAAGTAGACTTGGTGTTGTCAGACATGGCTCCCAGTGCCACTGGAGTAAAGGAGCTTGATAAAGATAGAATAATTGGCCTTTGTTACATGGCCATTAGATTTGCAGCACTAGTCAGTAAAGTTGAAGGCAATTTACTCTTCAAAGTGTGGGATGGCAAAGAAGTACCTATACTTGAAATGGACTTGGAAAGGttttacaaaagtattaaaatattgaaacctCAAGCAAGCAGGTCGGAATCATCAGAGAAGTTTATACTTGCTAGAGGATTTCGAGGAATTCAGAGGCCATTACAGAATGGAAGATGGGGagaataataatgttaacaTACCAAcaaattgcataaaaaatgttgcataataattatttcaagttTTCATGACAGTaggctgttatttttttataataatagcaatATTATATCTGTACCAGAAAACATTGTGGAAGTCTTTTATAGTGGCTTCAAGGAGTATTTGTGTGATGCTTGAAATTTGTGGAtctgtaaatattataagtagtaAAGAACAATGATGTCTTCCATTTTTGTAGTGAGTAGGAATAGTGTTTATAAGAgtcaaaatattatcttatttactCAAGATATTCAATAagattacaattttaaacataataaagtatgcttaacattttttatgatcaagaaaacaaacactttattaaaagattattttattttcaatatagcATATTTTCTGaagtattttaatagaataatgcTTTAGATACAGTACAGCTTCTAGAATTctactgtttttaaaatacttaagatttttatattttaaacaatgttaaatttgttttatattgtcaATTGAATAAAATCAACAAACCATTAACCTCTGAAGTTATAATtttgactatttattttgtaccaaCAGTAATTTtagtagaaataattatttttttccattatataaaataatatcacaaagtGTACTTCAAATACATTAGTACACAACAGTATCTAAGCAAGTTACTTAATGTACTAATTTTCGGACGAAAACAGATGCATTCagaaaaatttataatttttccctTGTTGTAATGTTCAGcaatgaaaaaagttttacattattccttgcaaataaaatactttcattgTAAATGCCCATTAAGCCCGTGTCCttacattaataaatcttttgaacTGTTAAGccaaaaaactttatttgtGCGTTAACACAACTACCTCatggtattattaaaattacttaatataaaGAAGAGTTTACGAACAAAACCTCATCaactattttacataaaatacaaagtacACAAGCAataaaccctaaaaaaatatatcaaaacattCATAAACTTCTCTACAGCCATAACAAATATACTTAGAAGTAGGTTTTGGTATTTCGTTTTGGTTACTAGACTTAGCGGGGTGCGCAACTATTGGTAAAGTAGTTTCAACTTTCAGCCATATGGATAAATGCAGCGGTAATCTATACGAACTGTGTGCGTGTGCCACTAGATAGTTTGTTGAGTTGTGCGGCAGACAGCAGGCTGGAGTGCGCGACGTGGTCCAGCAGCAAGAGGCGTTCGCCGCGCTCGTCGCTGGCGGCGCGGACCGAGCGGGCGCAGCGGCCGCTGCCAGTCTCGAGGGCGAAGCTGCTAACAGCGCAAATAGCGTAGATAAACGTTAACACGAACAGCGCACATCCGAAATCtggaagaaaagaaaaaaaccgTAATAAAAAGCAGTCATTTTACTTCTTAAATTCAGCCGTCGTAtatctaatgaaaaaatattgcatgCGGGAATTGAACTCGTAACCTTGCATGCATGTACTAACTTTTACCAGGTCATCGTTCGCGTTCATTTGTTCTCACACGACAGCGAAAAAAAGGCTATTGTTCATGCAATTATACTGTTTTAATTGCGCATTCAATGATCTAAACAGTGTTTACCGGTAAGTTATTATGATATAGTAGTAGTATGTAAATTTAGATCAAATCTTTCTTGCTAAACTTAACTGTCTTATAATCTGAATCTACACTACCCAAACTATTACTCACGGTATAGATTGTGACCTCCGAAATGGTTGACAATACATGGATAACCATCTCCTACTACAATAGCGACGATGAGCAGCACCACACCGACACAGGCGGCCATGATCCACGGCAGCACATACTCGCGCTTATACTTCACTGCCCCGTGCAGCAGCGAGATACAGCACATCAAGTATATGGACGTCAGAATTGTGCTTGTATAGAGAAATATTACCGTCACTGGAAAATAATAAGTCTTTAGTTTAGTAGGCTATATTAGCTATAAAAGGAATGACGTGTCTTTGTTAGAACTTGCACTGAATTGAGTAAAAGAATATCAGCTATAACGAAACTATTCAATCTATTGACATTGGTAAGGGAGGTAATGGCCAGTCATAGGGTAGCTACTGTATTTTTGATTCACATAATAACACTTCaacctttttaaaagaaataaacatgagTAACCTGACGCTAAGTGCTGTGCTTTAGCAAATCTACGTTGATTGTTGGTGGTGATCACATCTCCGTTGTGATAGGTGAGGTGTTCTCCGTAGGTCGCGTCGTAGAGCCCGCGCCTGTCAGCATCGTCTATCATGTCGTTGTGTAACATTGACAACATCTCCCCGACATGAGATATCCCGACTAGCAATATGATTAATATGAAAGATGATAGCGCCTgcaaaaagattaaattatttaattgctgTCAAATTAGGGACACTGCACGACAACAAcagttaaaaaagtaataatttctcATACTCACGATTTGATGGACGGCAATAAGAATTGTGCCTTgacgtaaattaaaaacatacaaaaaattattGAGGCGAATCATCATTTTGTGTGAGAGATTACATTTCTTTGTACTACCGaacatttgtattattgtaCCACTAAAACATTGCCAGTAAGAATCACAAACATTGTTTGGACATAGCCCAAGACAGACACTACAGCGTACCGCGCATGTTATGTtctattgatttattttttgttaccagTGCGTAATGCGCATGTATTTGTCGAAAATAATTGGGAATGAaagtggaaaaataaaaacatatcggGTGACGAAATAGTAAAATAcaacttgtttttataaattagttttatttcaagacttacgtaatgaataatataataaaattatgactgTAATCAACCTAAACCAAACTTTTAGTCGGTATTAGTTTATTTGGATTGTTATATTATCCACTATAGCTATCACAAGTAGATATATCATAAAGTAACTCGTAATAGAAACATAAAAGTgtgtatttacaaaagaaaaatcacGTCACTTCATTAgtttttttagatttgtatTTGCTTTGATTGTACATAAAACatgcaatttttaattataaataaacatcaacaaagtaacaaatttaaaaattcatacaTGCATATCTGCTATAATCAGTGTTCATTTCGACATCGAAATCAACACTGCAATAATAGCGTAACTGGATTAACTCTTtcatttacagaaaaataatgataataaaaagtaataataaaacaaaaataaggcCATCAAAGGCTCGCAATGAAATTTCAAGAAGGATAGAATTATTCTCTAAGGACGGACTGGACTAAAAAAGTACTGATtgacacaatattattttaattttcgttgTTATTATGTAGTTAGGACGTGAAAGAAACTGAATATTAAATGCAAATTAACTATGTATATAACATGCTAAAACATACACAACCATATATTATAGAAGAAATCGGTTAGCAGTTACGTTGACTAACatcctaaataataaattacagtaataatataatatgtatatctgAAAATAGCCAACATTTTTACgacattataatttagaatgaACATTTGGTATGCAATGAACTCTTGTAATTGATACAAATATAgccaaaatatttacacatcATGAGACCTTAAGAAGTATAATACCTTACAAATAATGGACAATAAGATACTTGTACAATTCGAAATTTATATTATCCAAGACATATTACTACATAAATCGAAATAGAAAAACTGTACTTACGTAACATAGTTCAAGAAACTGTACCGATGTCacttaaaatgaatattatagcTGTGTCTATAAGTTTACATACAATTACTAATGAATAATAGGTGACCGGACAAGACTAACAATATGGTTAGTACCGAATATCGACTCCAAAGCCGAATTCAAATAAAGTGTTATGAAGAGCCAAATTTATATTGATGgcacttatattttatttatccttaTATAATTATCACCGCAGTATAACAATAGATCATATCGCTAGGCACGTAATAATGTTAGTCAATACAAAGTTAATGTAGATATTACACGATGGACAAACTTAGGGCTAGATGCCGtgtcaaaatattcacatattacaattaaataacacaatattCACATTATATTCTGTTAAGTAACAATGTCTTAGCCTAGTCTATATTCTAGTCACAAATCCGTTGTCATTTACAGCCTGTATTTTGTGTTAGGATTACTCAAGTTCCAAGTTTTCATTATCAAACTTCACGACAAAAATTAAGACAACTATGTTCTATATCATTACTATACTATCCTTAACGATTACCATTGGCAGTCAAAAACAGATTATCATAAATGTGGCGTTGCTCTCTACGACAAATGTGACACGCATATTAAAATACCTCACTATTACTAACTtcaaatattatagaaaaaataatgagattttttagtCTTTGAAAAAAGGGGTTTTATATTATTGCCAGGTT is a window from the Trichoplusia ni isolate ovarian cell line Hi5 chromosome 3, tn1, whole genome shotgun sequence genome containing:
- the LOC113491877 gene encoding uncharacterized protein LOC113491877 gives rise to the protein MFGSTKKCNLSHKMMIRLNNFLYVFNLRQGTILIAVHQIALSSFILIILLVGISHVGEMLSMLHNDMIDDADRRGLYDATYGEHLTYHNGDVITTNNQRRFAKAQHLASVTVIFLYTSTILTSIYLMCCISLLHGAVKYKREYVLPWIMAACVGVVLLIVAIVVGDGYPCIVNHFGGHNLYHFGCALFVLTFIYAICAVSSFALETGSGRCARSVRAASDERGERLLLLDHVAHSSLLSAAQLNKLSSGTRTQFV
- the LOC113491878 gene encoding rRNA methyltransferase 2, mitochondrial, which gives rise to MMLSGSFTPKPLSYTKMCFLVNCLKRLKSSQQWLTRQKADPYVEKAKIYNYRCRSAFKLLEMNDKTNILSPGLTVIDLGASPGSWTQVAVQKTNADGADPSKPKGRVLAIDKLQIFPIEGASIMSNMDFSTIEAHDKVIAALGGSKVDLVLSDMAPSATGVKELDKDRIIGLCYMAIRFAALVSKVEGNLLFKVWDGKEVPILEMDLERFYKSIKILKPQASRSESSEKFILARGFRGIQRPLQNGRWGE